In Candidatus Eisenbacteria bacterium, the following are encoded in one genomic region:
- a CDS encoding T9SS type A sorting domain-containing protein produces MRNGKLTALVVLTLGIFLLTAATAMAAVEKTPKPRDHKVMINGESISVNGDLIWTKQAAPGDTAWIRVHDDARCDETGDPADGGQGVGLAPGYGTWCWEGGLLAPGVYDSCSSTTIYPGILPGCFTHFDVYSVLTNKWHLDTLEAFNSATEESTPWCGEFGDTLIWENDYGYGPQYNWSLILSLGTSGSGFGFNAADGFTVGGVHMYDVEINYDYCYLEYALGNDITQATWFELARYNGTCNPEDEGSCPGTGNQRYGCAQYDAFSVVGPIADNSANALHIRWRFASDSAFDDEDASAGVHTDGAWRVDHVYVKAVNGASNDYPVGGGYEDFEGGLPAEWSTPTLPQAQLGGYWSGGAWVNGVPVTVDWWHLELDPNYANLGNTCEYSNNWMWVADDEAFAQNQEDAYHYRLVSPVFECGNNNVYWDPDGLGPGADNRWSGVVVETDEYLCIKDIVGDVTDTQVRVFDANIQRWSQWQGDDYVTVGGCQFWNVDQTENWSQFLGASIDSVQFSWEFLDRCDYNSAGELPCMGQHRKSTYIVDNISVGVFLAEDTQWGMGASQQFADTFARDVAMHSLYKENWELFPGDVWEQEDSLAIQVRDYNGVKGGPAPLNSAVKVHWRISTDCGASWDKETSRPRGATTFPTVAWNEKVCNYSIPDDTDAAGTTAEFNGTYQTIITLADNSSYLSSALWPEGTVIEYFFTAMDSLDNRDTVPNRMAIARNSETLINTTSGAEHDRRLGWPFEVNVLPCPTGKVSLPTGQNHSVLMVDGYGRRGYDIGSDQEQTQTGTAVFPLVYQIYQESLDRLGVQYDFYRSGYGVSRGGGTGIYSQPFDHDGYGGVVDHTGSLARRYNTVIWFFGEFNSLTVLDSSQLEIATYLDRDGINFADSANLWVLGDDLCEDEVLTDPTWTDAQSVQTTNGAYFWQTLCGLTAVAGGCTTDEGHGDATGGYSYYLVGQAGTCLSGITKAAGYWDCPIRHQPDDDATTSTATALMKYSDDLGPGKFCYSLQRHPNGSKVVLSLVGLELVAGPQERDCIAQAILGTSCFDVGIPNPKTTGCNINVGVDTDVPGLDRMVLRQNKPNPFNPTTTISFAIPGRTQVSLKIYDIAGREVRTLVNGVLDKDNYDVTWQGHDNNGNSVASGVYFYRLNAGKETATKKMVLLR; encoded by the coding sequence ATGAGGAACGGTAAACTGACGGCCTTGGTCGTGCTGACCTTGGGCATCTTTCTTCTCACCGCCGCCACGGCTATGGCTGCCGTCGAGAAGACTCCCAAGCCGCGTGATCACAAGGTCATGATTAACGGCGAGTCCATTTCGGTCAATGGAGACCTGATCTGGACCAAGCAGGCCGCGCCCGGAGACACCGCGTGGATTCGCGTGCACGACGATGCTCGCTGCGATGAAACCGGCGATCCGGCGGACGGCGGCCAGGGCGTCGGGCTCGCGCCCGGTTACGGCACCTGGTGCTGGGAGGGCGGTCTCCTGGCTCCCGGCGTCTACGATTCCTGTTCGTCGACCACTATCTACCCCGGCATCCTTCCCGGCTGCTTCACCCACTTCGACGTTTACTCCGTGCTCACCAACAAGTGGCATCTGGATACCCTCGAGGCGTTCAACAGCGCCACCGAGGAATCCACGCCCTGGTGCGGTGAGTTCGGCGACACGCTGATTTGGGAGAACGACTACGGGTACGGGCCGCAGTACAACTGGTCGCTGATCCTGTCGCTCGGTACGTCCGGCAGCGGCTTCGGCTTCAATGCCGCGGACGGCTTCACCGTCGGCGGCGTCCACATGTACGATGTCGAGATCAACTACGACTACTGCTACCTAGAGTACGCCCTCGGCAACGACATTACGCAGGCGACTTGGTTCGAGCTGGCCCGTTACAACGGGACCTGCAACCCCGAGGATGAGGGTAGCTGTCCGGGGACGGGCAACCAGCGTTACGGCTGCGCGCAGTACGACGCCTTCTCCGTTGTCGGCCCGATCGCCGACAACTCGGCCAACGCGCTCCACATTCGCTGGCGTTTCGCCTCCGATTCGGCGTTTGACGACGAAGATGCCTCCGCCGGTGTGCACACCGACGGCGCCTGGCGCGTGGACCACGTCTACGTAAAGGCCGTGAACGGCGCTTCGAACGATTACCCCGTCGGAGGGGGCTACGAGGACTTCGAGGGCGGTCTTCCGGCCGAATGGTCGACTCCGACCCTGCCTCAGGCTCAATTGGGCGGCTACTGGTCGGGCGGCGCTTGGGTGAACGGTGTTCCGGTAACGGTCGACTGGTGGCACCTGGAGCTCGATCCGAACTACGCCAACCTGGGCAACACCTGTGAGTACTCCAACAACTGGATGTGGGTGGCCGATGACGAGGCCTTCGCCCAGAACCAGGAAGATGCGTATCACTACCGTCTCGTGTCCCCGGTCTTCGAGTGCGGCAACAACAACGTGTACTGGGATCCGGACGGACTCGGACCGGGAGCGGACAACCGCTGGTCCGGCGTGGTCGTCGAGACGGACGAGTACCTCTGCATCAAGGACATCGTGGGCGATGTGACCGACACGCAGGTCCGCGTCTTCGATGCCAACATTCAGCGCTGGTCGCAGTGGCAGGGCGACGACTACGTGACCGTCGGCGGCTGCCAGTTCTGGAACGTCGATCAGACCGAGAACTGGTCTCAGTTCCTCGGCGCCAGCATCGACTCGGTCCAGTTCTCCTGGGAGTTCCTGGATCGCTGCGACTACAACTCCGCCGGCGAGCTGCCCTGCATGGGCCAGCACCGGAAATCGACCTACATCGTCGACAACATCTCCGTCGGTGTGTTCCTCGCCGAGGACACCCAGTGGGGGATGGGAGCCAGCCAGCAGTTCGCGGACACCTTCGCGCGCGACGTCGCCATGCACTCGCTCTACAAAGAGAACTGGGAGCTCTTCCCGGGTGATGTTTGGGAGCAGGAAGACTCGCTCGCCATTCAGGTCCGTGACTACAACGGCGTCAAGGGCGGTCCCGCCCCGCTGAACTCGGCCGTGAAGGTCCACTGGCGGATCTCGACCGACTGCGGTGCGTCTTGGGACAAGGAAACTTCCCGTCCGCGCGGCGCCACCACGTTCCCGACCGTCGCTTGGAACGAGAAGGTCTGTAACTACTCGATTCCGGACGACACGGACGCGGCCGGTACGACCGCCGAGTTCAACGGAACCTACCAGACCATTATCACGCTTGCGGATAACAGCAGTTATCTGAGCAGCGCGCTGTGGCCGGAAGGTACCGTTATCGAGTACTTCTTCACCGCCATGGACAGCCTGGACAACCGGGACACGGTGCCGAACCGTATGGCGATCGCTCGGAACTCCGAGACCCTGATCAACACGACCAGTGGCGCGGAGCACGACCGTCGATTGGGCTGGCCCTTCGAGGTCAACGTGCTACCTTGCCCGACCGGGAAGGTCTCTCTGCCGACGGGGCAGAACCACTCGGTCCTCATGGTTGACGGTTACGGGCGTCGGGGCTACGACATCGGTTCCGATCAGGAGCAAACCCAGACCGGCACCGCCGTGTTCCCGCTCGTGTATCAAATCTACCAGGAGTCGCTGGACCGCCTCGGCGTCCAGTACGACTTCTACCGGTCCGGCTACGGCGTGAGCCGCGGCGGCGGCACCGGTATCTACTCCCAGCCGTTCGATCATGACGGCTACGGCGGCGTCGTGGACCACACCGGTTCGCTGGCTCGCCGTTACAACACGGTGATCTGGTTCTTCGGCGAGTTCAACAGCCTTACGGTTCTCGACTCGTCGCAGCTCGAGATCGCGACCTACCTCGATCGGGACGGGATCAACTTCGCGGACTCCGCCAACCTGTGGGTCCTCGGCGACGATCTCTGCGAGGACGAAGTCCTCACCGATCCGACTTGGACGGATGCTCAGTCCGTTCAGACCACCAACGGCGCCTACTTCTGGCAGACCCTCTGCGGTCTGACGGCGGTCGCGGGCGGTTGCACCACCGATGAAGGTCACGGAGACGCCACCGGTGGCTACTCCTATTACCTGGTCGGCCAGGCGGGTACCTGCCTCAGCGGGATCACCAAAGCCGCCGGTTACTGGGACTGCCCGATTCGCCACCAGCCGGATGACGATGCGACTACCAGCACCGCCACCGCGCTCATGAAGTACAGCGACGATCTCGGTCCCGGCAAGTTCTGCTACTCCCTGCAGCGGCATCCCAACGGCTCGAAGGTCGTCCTCTCGTTGGTCGGTCTCGAGCTGGTCGCCGGTCCGCAGGAGCGGGACTGCATCGCCCAGGCCATCCTCGGTACGAGCTGCTTCGACGTGGGCATCCCGAATCCGAAGACGACCGGGTGCAACATCAACGTGGGCGTCGACACCGACGTTCCGGGTCTGGACCGCATGGTTCTGCGTCAGAACAAGCCGAACCCGTTCAACCCGACCACGACGATCAGCTTCGCGATCCCGGGCCGGACTCAGGTCAGCCTGAAGATCTACGACATCGCCGGTCGTGAGGTCCGTACGCTCGTCAACGGCGTCCTGGACAAGGACAACTACGACGTGACGTGGCAGGGCCACGACAACAACGGCAACTCGGTTGCCAGCGGTGTCTACTTCTACCGCCTGAACGCCGGTAAAGAGACCGCGACCAAGAAGATGGTTCTTCTCCGATAA
- a CDS encoding PD40 domain-containing protein, whose product MAGHLRRSGRVLAAFVAFLIIAAGCGDDDDSPIFDCPNCGDWDKIVDANASYPSYRPGSDRDVIAYSTDRGNALNIEHIWICDRTDGDAPVFYQITSGSSDDFDPMWSPSGDRISFTRSTGFGYELYLVLIDDFSNPGDEIRLTNTNVADTVTVSRPAASSWLDDDTILYSDGQNIMTITLDGDEPVSFRKVVNDPSDFVLSGTEDFVENQPTGFRSGSTDQIYFVSDTRVPLGAIAVSAYDEDSGEPLDAEIFLEGFPTGATTPDTLGGRPEGGYRVGVGITDPEATETYCDTIFSDLINVFENTVSPLEFQFNNPRGRIILLAKPLLAKFYWDGEQRTSIQTDTTIIDCVYPGVLHEVKIVAIEARDEFGNFLRDSIWVSVDERQDSIVVLDVTGQTGKSAPASGTCRVIHPCKEDWNTPNSSGKTAQWIKTLWRYDTSTGAYRTISQEGETPTHPAVDPTGQYLAYVVDGNSLKIVSTTEENQEWWIPLPGATGINICYREVAHPSWSADGSHIVVSMSPCTDQPSSDHNAGQFEIWEVRVDKYLD is encoded by the coding sequence GTGGCGGGTCATCTGCGGCGGTCGGGACGGGTCCTGGCGGCGTTCGTCGCGTTCTTGATTATCGCGGCCGGGTGCGGAGATGATGACGATTCGCCCATCTTCGATTGTCCGAATTGCGGCGACTGGGACAAGATCGTCGACGCGAACGCCTCCTATCCTTCCTATCGTCCCGGATCGGACCGCGATGTAATCGCCTATAGCACCGATCGCGGAAACGCTTTGAACATCGAGCATATCTGGATCTGCGACCGCACGGACGGCGATGCGCCCGTTTTTTACCAAATCACCTCCGGTTCGAGCGATGACTTCGATCCCATGTGGTCGCCGAGCGGGGACCGGATCTCCTTCACCCGCTCCACCGGTTTCGGCTACGAGCTTTATCTGGTTCTCATAGACGATTTCAGCAACCCCGGCGATGAAATTCGCCTCACCAACACCAATGTCGCCGACACGGTGACGGTCAGCCGCCCCGCCGCCTCCTCTTGGTTGGACGACGACACCATCCTCTACTCGGACGGGCAGAACATCATGACCATCACACTCGACGGCGACGAGCCGGTCTCCTTTAGGAAAGTGGTCAACGACCCCTCCGATTTCGTTCTCTCCGGAACCGAGGATTTCGTCGAGAACCAACCGACCGGGTTCCGTTCCGGGTCGACCGACCAGATTTACTTCGTTTCCGACACCCGGGTTCCCCTGGGAGCGATCGCCGTGAGCGCCTACGACGAGGACTCGGGCGAGCCTCTCGACGCGGAGATCTTTCTCGAAGGCTTCCCCACGGGAGCGACCACTCCGGATACTCTGGGCGGCCGCCCCGAAGGGGGGTATCGCGTGGGGGTCGGCATCACCGATCCCGAGGCGACGGAAACCTATTGCGACACGATCTTCTCCGATCTGATCAACGTGTTCGAAAACACCGTCTCCCCCCTCGAGTTCCAATTCAACAACCCCCGGGGGAGGATCATCCTTCTCGCGAAACCGCTTCTCGCCAAGTTTTACTGGGACGGCGAACAGAGAACCTCCATCCAGACCGACACCACCATCATCGACTGCGTTTACCCGGGCGTGCTCCACGAGGTGAAGATCGTCGCCATCGAGGCGAGGGACGAGTTCGGCAACTTTCTCCGGGACTCGATATGGGTCTCCGTCGATGAGCGGCAGGACTCCATCGTCGTTCTGGACGTGACGGGTCAGACCGGCAAGTCGGCCCCCGCCTCCGGAACTTGCCGAGTCATCCATCCTTGCAAGGAGGATTGGAACACCCCGAATTCTTCCGGGAAGACCGCCCAGTGGATCAAGACCCTGTGGCGATATGACACGTCCACGGGAGCTTACCGGACCATCTCCCAAGAGGGAGAAACCCCCACGCATCCCGCGGTGGATCCCACCGGCCAGTATTTGGCCTATGTTGTTGATGGAAATAGCCTTAAGATCGTTTCCACTACCGAGGAGAACCAGGAGTGGTGGATCCCTCTCCCCGGGGCGACGGGGATCAACATTTGCTACCGCGAGGTGGCCCATCCATCCTGGTCGGCCGACGGGAGCCATATCGTCGTTTCGATGAGTCCGTGTACGGACCAGCCTTCGTCCGACCACAATGCCGGTCAGTTCGAGATTTGGGAGGTTCGGGTAGATAAATACCTGGACTGA